A single Clavibacter nebraskensis NCPPB 2581 DNA region contains:
- a CDS encoding polysaccharide biosynthesis tyrosine autokinase, whose product MELREYIRILRRSWILILLVLLLGVGAAAGYSLVQTPEYRASSKVFVSTQSAGTVQDLSQGSTFTQQAVKSYADVVATPVVLEPVIAQLGLDATAESLAPKITATAAADTVIIQISVEDEKAEAAATIANAVARSFTDVVAELTPLDANGQAQVKITTLQEARIPASPVSPQVPLNLALGGLIGLALGVAAAVLRATLDTRIRGEHDLRLVTHAPILGGIAYDPKAKERPLIVQSDPRSPRAESFRSLRTNLQFLDFGGRARSFVITSAVESEGKSTTSANLAIALSDAGARVAVVDADLRRPKLASYLGLEGAVGLTDVLIGRAELKDVLQPWGNRNMFVLPAGQIPPNPSELLGSRTMVTLLKELEAEFDTVLIDAPPLLPVTDSAVLSKSAGGAILVVSSGRAHRGQVHAAIESLNSVGAEVLGVVLTMLPTKGPDAYGYGQYGYSYVRPESSDSTSPAAP is encoded by the coding sequence GTGGAACTGCGTGAGTACATCCGGATCCTGCGACGGTCATGGATCCTGATCCTGTTGGTACTTCTGCTCGGAGTGGGGGCGGCCGCCGGCTACTCGCTCGTGCAGACGCCCGAGTACCGGGCGTCGTCCAAGGTGTTCGTCTCGACGCAGTCGGCCGGCACCGTGCAGGACCTGAGCCAGGGCAGCACGTTCACGCAGCAGGCGGTCAAGAGCTACGCCGACGTGGTGGCGACGCCCGTCGTGCTGGAGCCGGTCATCGCCCAGCTGGGCCTCGACGCGACGGCGGAGTCGCTCGCGCCGAAGATCACCGCCACCGCGGCGGCAGACACCGTCATCATCCAGATCTCCGTCGAGGATGAGAAGGCCGAGGCGGCCGCCACCATCGCCAACGCGGTGGCGAGGAGCTTCACCGACGTCGTCGCCGAGCTCACGCCGCTCGACGCCAACGGGCAGGCGCAGGTGAAGATAACGACCCTGCAGGAGGCCCGGATCCCGGCATCGCCCGTCTCCCCGCAGGTCCCGCTGAACCTCGCGCTGGGCGGGCTCATCGGGCTCGCGCTCGGTGTGGCCGCCGCCGTGCTGCGCGCCACGCTCGACACCCGGATCCGCGGGGAGCACGACCTGCGCCTCGTCACGCACGCGCCCATCCTCGGCGGCATCGCCTACGACCCGAAGGCCAAGGAGCGCCCGCTCATCGTGCAGTCGGATCCGCGCAGCCCGCGCGCCGAGTCCTTCCGCAGCCTGCGCACCAACCTGCAGTTCCTCGACTTCGGCGGTCGCGCGCGCAGCTTCGTCATCACGAGCGCGGTCGAGTCGGAGGGCAAGTCCACGACGAGCGCCAACCTCGCCATCGCCCTGAGCGACGCGGGTGCGCGCGTCGCCGTCGTCGACGCGGACCTGCGCCGTCCCAAGCTCGCGTCGTACCTCGGGCTCGAGGGCGCGGTCGGTCTCACCGACGTGCTCATCGGCCGCGCCGAGCTCAAGGACGTCCTGCAGCCGTGGGGCAACCGCAACATGTTCGTGCTGCCGGCGGGCCAGATCCCGCCGAACCCGAGCGAGCTGCTGGGCTCGCGCACCATGGTCACGCTCCTGAAGGAGCTCGAGGCCGAGTTCGACACCGTGCTCATCGACGCGCCGCCGCTGCTGCCCGTCACCGACAGCGCGGTCCTGTCGAAGAGCGCGGGCGGGGCGATCCTCGTCGTGTCGTCCGGTCGCGCACACCGGGGCCAGGTCCACGCGGCCATCGAGTCGCTGAACAGCGTCGGCGCCGAGGTCCTGGGCGTCGTGCTGACGATGCTCCCGACCAAGGGCCCGGACGCGTACGGCTACGGCCAGTACGGCTATTCCTACGTGCGGCCCGAGAGCTCCGACAGCACGAGCCCGGCCGCTCCCTGA
- a CDS encoding DUF4012 domain-containing protein: MTVAVAVIAAILVLWIVWVAARALLARAELEQAVPLASSVQRDLLAGDSAGASANVAQLREHSARAVSLTGDPVWAVTEHVPFVGPNLRAFREISGVVDRIGGDALQPVVGIAGTLDIASLTPKDGKLDLDPIVAAQEPVRQADDALDAALTDVTAIDTGSTIRPVADAVARLEETVGKAAETLAVVRHVTDLAPAMLGADGDRSYLLMFQNNAEVRSTGGIPGALALVRTGGGAFSLAGQDSARAFPRLKEPALPLDPQTAGLYGTITGRYMQDVTLTPEFPQAAPLAAEMWRLKHGDAVDGVISIDPVALSYLLEATGPITLATGDVLRSDDAVGLLLHDVYLRYPNPDVQDAVFASVADSVFAKVSSGDVDPAALVEALGHAAEERRILIWNSRADEQATLAGTTFQGSLPTTNDESTVFGVFLNDSTGAKMDYFLSLRTTLAMAMCRDDGRPDYRTEVILGSTAPADAASLPFVVTGGGVYGVAPGDIKTRVAVYGPPGTVPLRVHIDGQEAAFQPEVVGGRAVAQVEVTLTPGQEVRISVDTLGDKKTDTPLSIVTTPVIDTIATEFRSLSCDASQ, translated from the coding sequence ATGACGGTCGCCGTCGCCGTGATCGCCGCCATCCTCGTGCTCTGGATCGTGTGGGTCGCCGCCCGCGCCCTCCTCGCCCGCGCCGAGCTCGAGCAGGCGGTGCCGCTCGCGTCCTCCGTGCAGCGCGACCTCCTGGCCGGCGACTCCGCGGGAGCGTCGGCGAACGTCGCGCAGCTGCGCGAGCACTCCGCGCGCGCGGTGTCGCTCACGGGGGATCCGGTCTGGGCCGTCACCGAGCACGTGCCCTTCGTGGGCCCGAACCTCCGGGCCTTCCGCGAGATCTCCGGCGTCGTCGACCGCATCGGCGGGGACGCGCTGCAGCCCGTCGTCGGCATCGCCGGCACGCTCGACATCGCGAGCCTCACGCCGAAGGACGGGAAGCTCGATCTCGACCCGATCGTGGCCGCGCAGGAGCCCGTCCGCCAGGCCGACGACGCGCTCGACGCCGCGCTGACCGACGTGACGGCCATCGACACCGGCAGCACCATCCGGCCCGTCGCCGACGCGGTCGCGCGCCTGGAGGAGACGGTCGGGAAGGCCGCCGAGACGCTGGCCGTCGTGCGCCACGTCACCGACCTCGCGCCCGCCATGCTCGGCGCCGACGGCGACCGGAGCTACCTGCTCATGTTCCAGAACAACGCCGAGGTGCGCTCCACGGGCGGCATCCCCGGCGCGCTCGCGCTCGTCCGCACGGGAGGCGGCGCGTTCTCGCTCGCCGGCCAGGACTCGGCGCGCGCGTTCCCGCGCCTCAAGGAACCGGCTCTGCCCCTGGATCCCCAGACCGCCGGCCTCTACGGCACCATCACCGGCCGCTACATGCAGGACGTGACGTTGACGCCCGAGTTCCCCCAGGCCGCGCCCCTCGCCGCCGAGATGTGGCGGCTCAAGCACGGCGACGCGGTCGACGGCGTGATCAGCATCGACCCGGTCGCCCTCTCGTACCTGCTCGAGGCCACCGGCCCGATCACCCTCGCGACCGGCGACGTGCTCCGCTCCGACGACGCCGTCGGCCTGCTCCTGCACGACGTGTACCTCCGGTACCCGAACCCGGACGTCCAGGACGCGGTCTTCGCGAGCGTCGCCGACTCGGTGTTCGCGAAGGTCTCCTCGGGCGATGTGGACCCTGCCGCGCTGGTGGAGGCGCTCGGGCACGCGGCCGAGGAGCGTCGCATCCTGATCTGGAACTCGCGCGCCGACGAGCAGGCGACCCTCGCGGGCACCACGTTCCAGGGGTCGCTCCCCACCACCAACGACGAGTCCACGGTCTTCGGCGTGTTCCTCAACGACTCGACCGGCGCCAAGATGGACTACTTCCTCTCGCTGCGGACCACGCTGGCGATGGCCATGTGCCGGGACGACGGCAGGCCGGACTACCGCACGGAGGTGATCCTCGGATCCACGGCACCGGCCGACGCGGCCTCCCTGCCCTTCGTGGTCACGGGCGGGGGTGTCTACGGCGTGGCCCCCGGCGACATCAAGACGCGGGTCGCGGTCTACGGACCACCCGGCACGGTGCCGCTGCGCGTGCACATCGACGGCCAGGAGGCGGCGTTCCAGCCCGAGGTCGTGGGCGGGCGGGCCGTCGCCCAGGTCGAGGTGACGCTGACGCCCGGTCAGGAGGTCCGCATATCGGTGGACACGCTGGGGGACAAAAAGACCGACACGCCGCTCTCGATCGTGACCACGCCGGTAATTGACACGATCGCGACAGAATTCCGTTCCCTGTCCTGCGACGCTTCCCAGTAG